The nucleotide sequence TAATAAAGTCACATCTATTGATAAAGCAAATGTGTTGCAGAGTTCCGTATTGTGGCGAGAAGTTGTTACTGAGATTGCAAAAGCGTATCCAGATGTAGAAATCAATCACATGTATATTGATAACGCCACTATGCAATTAATTAAAGATCCGTCTCAGTTTGATGTGATGCTGTGCTCCAATATTTTCGGCGATATCTTATCTGATGAGTGCGCCATGATTACCGGTTCAATGGGCATGTTACCTTCTGCCAGCCTGAATGAAAAAGGTTTTGGCCTGTATGAACCTGCTGGTGGTTCTGCACCAGATATTGCCGGAAAAGGTATTGCTAACCCGATAGCTCAGATCCTATCTGCCGCTTTACTACTGCGCTATAGCTTAGGTCACAATGACGCCGCTAATGCGATTGAACAAGCGGTTAACTACGCGCTGGAACAGGGCTATCGCACAACAGATTTAGCCGGAAACGGTAAAGCAATTAGCACTGATGAAATGGGCAGCACTATCGCCCGTTACATAGCCGAGGGTGTTTAACATGGCTAAGACTTTATATCAAAAATTATATGACGCTCATATTGTTCGGGAAGTACCGAATGAAACCCCGTTACTCTATATTGATCGTCATCTGGTTCATGAAGTAACCTCCCCGCAAGCTTTTGATGGTTTGCGTACTAAAGGCCGCCCAGTGCACCAACCAGGTAAAACGTTCGCAACAATGGATCATAATGTATCCACGCAAACAAAAGATATTAACGCTTGTGGTGACATGGCACGTATTCAAATGCAGGAGTTGATGAAAAACTGTGCCGAATTCGGTATCACATTATATGACCTCAATCATCCCTATCAGGGGATTGTTCATGTCATCGGCCCTGAACAGGGGATAACCCTGCCAGGCATGACGATTGTTTGTGGTGATTCCCACACTGCCACGCACGGAGCATTCGGCTCGTTAGCCTTCGGTATTGGCACTTCTGAAGTTGAACATGTACTCGCCAGCCAAACTCTAAAACAAGCCCGTGCCAAAACTATGAAAATCGAAGTGATGGGTGATGTCGGTGACGCTATTACCGCCAAAGATATCGTTCTGGCGATTATCGGCAAAACAGGTAGTGCAGGTGGTACAGGGTATGTGGTGGAATTCTGTGGTAAGGCGATTGAAGCACTTAGCATGGAAGGCCGTATGACTTTATGTAACATGGCAATTGAAATGGGTGCTAAAGCAGGTTTGGTTGCACCGGATGAAACCACTTTTACTTATATGAAAGGCCGCCAGTTCTCACCAAAAGGAGAGCTGTGGGAACAAGCTGTTGCTTACT is from Photorhabdus laumondii subsp. laumondii and encodes:
- the leuC gene encoding 3-isopropylmalate dehydratase large subunit is translated as MAKTLYQKLYDAHIVREVPNETPLLYIDRHLVHEVTSPQAFDGLRTKGRPVHQPGKTFATMDHNVSTQTKDINACGDMARIQMQELMKNCAEFGITLYDLNHPYQGIVHVIGPEQGITLPGMTIVCGDSHTATHGAFGSLAFGIGTSEVEHVLASQTLKQARAKTMKIEVMGDVGDAITAKDIVLAIIGKTGSAGGTGYVVEFCGKAIEALSMEGRMTLCNMAIEMGAKAGLVAPDETTFTYMKGRQFSPKGELWEQAVAYWKTLKSDPDAQYDTIVTINAEEISPQVTWGTNPGQVIAIDQTIPAPESFSDPVERASAEKALAYMDLKPGIKLTDVKIDKVFIGSCTNSRIEDLRAAAAIAQGHKVAPGVQAIVVPGSGPVQAQAEAEGLDKIFIEAGFEWRLPGCSMCLAMNNDRLQPGERCASTSNRNFEGRQGRGGRTHLVSPAMAAAAAINGHFIDIRHPAQKS